The uncultured Bacteroides sp. genome has a segment encoding these proteins:
- a CDS encoding TonB-dependent receptor translates to MKKTQRWYLIWGALAIGVLPLRAEVKGTSYPQQMLSSVLMSSTSEGAQSLNAVQQQRKIVGSVKDEKGMGIPGVNIKVKGTNHNAVSDFDGNFSVTVDNNATLVFTYVGFNNQEVAVGNKSKLDVVLKEDSKTLNEIVVIGYGKMKKGDLSAAVSTVANVSALQERPVANAAEMLQGQIPGVSVVSNGGHTGSTPTITIRGMGSRSGETPLYVVDGVPGAPFNFSDVTSITVLKDAASAAIYGAYAGSAGVILVTTKQASAGKPTFEYSVVSGLSTSQNLPQSLTIDEERKVRAAALGGEKYLPDGWDVTKNPYIGTTRTDWVDAIFRTAVYQRHNFSVSGGTDDFSNRLSLEYNDKQGTLLNTYNKEITARFNSQFKFNKYVRLREDLSWQQSSPRDVNTSSAESGVLVSALEMPRNAEVYTADGSFGGTAPQDAAYIAKYGSNYSDIHGDAINPVRTLTANFIDYNLSKVTSSTFLDIMEPIRGLNFTSRFTYKTNNSFEKDFSPRRLEPGKPMNRNSLYYGSSRSYEWNIENTLTYDRVINRHNIGLMASSTTTEYKYRDFSASANDFQSEEQALMYFGNAGTYLNPSDSYAFDRNLSVVGRASYSWADRYFMTASMRRDYAGRLPQGHKYGDFPSATLAWKLTSEPFMPKSDVLNLLKLRASWGRIGNVGSIAYGYGYPTYSNYVFGSGDVGQQAGKDAPVAIGKYKANGYNAKLTWETSEQLDLGVDIAMFNNRLNVVADYYKKKTMGLIRQQDAGWTSSIGLGAMYINDGEIHNSGFEFAATWKDKIGAVDYWVSGNFATLKNVVYNIGAADATGNKPVWTDGGTFKDLNPYRTEEGQPLYSFYLVKSDGVFKTQSEIDNYKNADGKLIQPKAQVGDLKFVDKNANGSIDSGDKEFMGNAMPKLSYAFSTGFNWKKLSFSMMLQGVANTKIFNAYKYLTLNESVSNFNRSREILKALDGPNNAVPRISSSDPNGNFSTVSDYYLENGSYLRVKNVTVGYSLTSLLQKWNYLASRNSSLDLTFSVDNLATITSYSGIDPEVGGVGLDGGQYPIARTFSLGLKLKF, encoded by the coding sequence ATGAAAAAGACGCAACGATGGTACCTGATTTGGGGTGCTTTGGCAATTGGCGTATTGCCTTTAAGAGCAGAAGTTAAGGGTACATCTTATCCGCAACAAATGCTGTCGTCTGTTCTTATGTCATCAACAAGTGAGGGAGCTCAGAGTTTAAATGCTGTTCAGCAACAACGTAAAATCGTTGGTTCGGTAAAGGATGAAAAGGGGATGGGTATTCCCGGTGTAAATATTAAGGTTAAAGGAACAAATCACAATGCAGTTTCTGACTTTGATGGAAACTTCTCTGTAACTGTTGATAATAATGCTACTTTAGTATTCACTTATGTAGGGTTTAATAACCAGGAAGTTGCGGTAGGTAACAAAAGTAAACTAGATGTTGTCTTAAAAGAAGATTCAAAAACATTGAATGAAATTGTTGTAATAGGTTATGGTAAGATGAAAAAAGGCGATTTGTCGGCAGCTGTATCTACTGTGGCAAATGTAAGTGCTTTGCAGGAACGTCCGGTGGCAAATGCAGCCGAAATGTTGCAAGGCCAGATTCCTGGTGTCTCTGTTGTATCTAATGGTGGACATACCGGATCAACTCCTACCATTACCATTCGTGGTATGGGATCACGAAGCGGTGAAACGCCATTGTATGTTGTAGATGGTGTTCCCGGTGCTCCATTCAACTTTAGCGATGTAACTTCTATTACAGTATTAAAAGATGCGGCTTCAGCGGCTATTTATGGTGCTTATGCAGGATCGGCCGGTGTTATATTGGTTACAACCAAACAAGCATCTGCTGGCAAACCAACATTTGAATATAGTGTAGTAAGTGGTTTATCTACTTCACAGAATCTGCCACAATCTTTGACCATTGATGAAGAGAGAAAGGTACGGGCTGCTGCTTTAGGTGGTGAGAAATATTTACCTGATGGATGGGATGTAACCAAAAATCCGTATATTGGAACTACTCGTACTGACTGGGTTGATGCTATTTTCAGAACGGCTGTTTATCAGCGTCATAATTTCTCTGTATCGGGTGGAACAGATGATTTCTCAAATCGTTTGTCATTGGAATATAATGATAAACAGGGTACTTTGCTAAATACCTATAATAAGGAAATTACTGCCCGCTTTAATTCTCAGTTTAAATTTAATAAGTATGTTCGTTTACGTGAAGACTTAAGCTGGCAACAGTCAAGCCCCAGAGATGTAAATACAAGCAGCGCTGAGTCGGGAGTTCTGGTTAGTGCTCTTGAAATGCCTAGAAATGCCGAAGTTTATACAGCTGATGGCTCATTTGGAGGAACAGCTCCTCAGGATGCGGCTTATATCGCGAAATATGGTAGTAATTATTCTGATATTCACGGTGATGCAATTAACCCTGTGAGAACATTGACTGCAAATTTTATAGATTATAATTTGTCGAAGGTCACTTCTTCCACTTTTCTTGATATTATGGAACCTATCAGGGGGTTGAACTTTACATCACGTTTTACGTATAAAACTAACAACTCTTTCGAAAAGGACTTCTCTCCAAGACGTTTGGAGCCAGGTAAACCAATGAATAGAAATAGTCTTTATTATGGTAGTTCACGCTCATACGAATGGAATATTGAGAATACACTGACTTATGATCGTGTTATCAACCGTCACAATATAGGGTTGATGGCATCTTCAACAACTACAGAATATAAGTACCGTGATTTTTCAGCTTCAGCTAATGATTTTCAAAGCGAGGAGCAAGCATTGATGTATTTCGGAAATGCCGGGACTTATCTTAATCCAAGCGATTCTTATGCATTTGACAGAAATTTATCTGTTGTAGGTAGAGCTTCATATAGCTGGGCCGATCGTTATTTTATGACAGCATCTATGCGTCGTGATTATGCCGGTCGCCTTCCTCAAGGGCATAAATATGGTGATTTCCCTTCAGCTACTTTAGCATGGAAGTTAACTTCTGAGCCTTTTATGCCGAAAAGTGATGTACTGAATCTGCTTAAATTACGTGCCAGCTGGGGACGTATCGGTAACGTAGGATCAATTGCCTATGGATATGGTTATCCTACTTATTCTAATTATGTATTTGGTAGCGGTGATGTTGGTCAGCAAGCTGGTAAAGATGCTCCTGTAGCTATCGGTAAATATAAAGCAAACGGTTACAATGCAAAACTAACCTGGGAAACCTCAGAACAATTAGACTTAGGTGTTGATATTGCTATGTTTAATAACCGATTGAATGTTGTAGCCGATTATTATAAGAAAAAAACAATGGGTTTGATCAGACAGCAAGATGCTGGATGGACATCAAGTATTGGATTGGGAGCAATGTACATCAATGATGGTGAAATACATAATAGTGGTTTTGAGTTTGCTGCAACATGGAAAGATAAAATCGGAGCTGTTGATTACTGGGTAAGCGGGAACTTTGCAACCCTGAAAAATGTAGTGTATAACATTGGTGCTGCTGATGCCACTGGTAACAAACCTGTATGGACAGATGGCGGAACATTTAAAGATTTGAATCCTTATCGTACGGAAGAGGGACAACCTTTGTATTCTTTCTATTTGGTGAAAAGTGATGGAGTTTTTAAAACTCAATCGGAAATTGATAATTACAAGAATGCAGATGGAAAATTAATTCAACCAAAAGCACAAGTAGGCGATTTGAAATTTGTTGATAAGAATGCTAATGGATCAATAGATAGTGGTGATAAGGAATTCATGGGTAATGCCATGCCTAAACTAAGTTATGCATTTTCAACAGGTTTTAACTGGAAGAAGTTAAGCTTTAGCATGATGTTGCAAGGTGTAGCTAATACAAAAATTTTCAATGCTTATAAATACCTTACATTGAATGAATCAGTAAGTAACTTTAATCGTTCACGTGAAATATTAAAAGCGTTGGATGGTCCAAATAATGCTGTGCCTCGTATCTCTTCTTCTGATCCTAATGGTAATTTCTCAACTGTTTCTGACTATTATCTGGAAAATGGAAGTTATCTGAGAGTCAAGAATGTTACAGTAGGATATTCACTCACTAGTCTGCTTCAAAAGTGGAATTACTTAGCTAGCCGTAACAGTTCGTTAGACTTAACATTTAGTGTTGATAACCTTGCTACAATTACGTCTTATTCAGGAATTGACCCAGAAGTAGGTGGAGTAGGACTTGATGGCGGACAATATCCTATAGCCAGAACATTCTCATTAGGATTAAAATTGAAATTTTAA
- a CDS encoding RagB/SusD family nutrient uptake outer membrane protein yields the protein MKFKTISILLLSSLTLASCNDWMDVKSEGTATEASFWKSDKDFSDALVAVYSNMELEETWGRNLFWEQGASDDVFFSRARGNAQMNLANLQMDGSTEGSIKDIYTYMYQMMARSNNIIYNGLKLQSPSTAISHHIGEAYFLRAFSHFMIAYRYGRADNGVPFVRYEDYNPYDDSTIPPQRATVMENYDLIIKDLDKAIERLPWFNEYTANDYGRATKDAAIALKVKTYAYWAQHDKSKWSQIPALVDLLETGGGRGLLDNFADVFTVANEWGKESIWSVNSTGATIAGSIFPGICLDNKGWGRYNGWGNFKPTLELWAEYDQKDLRRPVTIMQYGDEFTFFGEKRKFYSSTDLECGFMFNKYMDPYKYGSVNEKGAGVSSYVSSNGDRPTTDLNVPIMRFGEMLLFKAEALIEQGKGGEAAPVLNRISKRAGMGEPYTNPTIYDLMHERRCELAGEYTDRVMDLKRWAAEGYTIAKTRLESSKHGLKYLNRSDPASALDTTNSVEMTINGKTYKGVIQIMAAKTYDATKGCVLPYAVNEVIKAKGALKQNNGYPSK from the coding sequence ATGAAATTTAAAACTATATCAATATTACTACTGTCATCATTGACTTTAGCTTCGTGTAATGATTGGATGGATGTAAAATCAGAAGGAACTGCTACAGAAGCAAGTTTCTGGAAATCAGATAAAGACTTTAGCGATGCGCTGGTTGCTGTCTATTCAAATATGGAATTGGAAGAAACTTGGGGACGTAACTTGTTCTGGGAGCAAGGAGCATCTGACGATGTGTTTTTTTCACGTGCAAGAGGTAATGCTCAGATGAATCTGGCAAATTTACAAATGGATGGATCTACTGAGGGTAGTATAAAGGACATTTACACTTATATGTACCAGATGATGGCTCGTTCTAACAATATCATTTATAATGGTTTAAAATTACAAAGCCCTTCAACTGCTATTAGTCATCATATTGGTGAAGCTTATTTTCTACGTGCTTTCTCTCATTTTATGATAGCTTACCGTTATGGTAGGGCTGATAATGGAGTTCCATTTGTAAGGTATGAGGATTATAATCCTTATGATGATAGCACCATTCCTCCACAAAGAGCAACGGTGATGGAAAATTATGATTTGATTATTAAAGATCTGGATAAAGCAATTGAAAGATTGCCTTGGTTCAATGAATATACAGCGAATGATTACGGACGTGCCACGAAAGATGCTGCAATTGCCTTAAAGGTAAAAACCTATGCTTACTGGGCACAACATGATAAATCAAAATGGTCACAAATCCCTGCATTAGTTGATCTCTTGGAAACGGGAGGTGGACGTGGTTTGCTTGATAACTTTGCAGATGTATTTACTGTTGCAAATGAATGGGGGAAAGAATCAATTTGGTCTGTAAACTCTACTGGTGCAACAATAGCAGGAAGTATTTTCCCTGGCATCTGTCTTGACAATAAAGGATGGGGACGTTATAATGGTTGGGGGAACTTTAAACCAACTTTGGAATTATGGGCTGAGTATGACCAGAAAGATTTACGCCGACCGGTTACAATTATGCAATATGGAGATGAATTTACTTTCTTTGGTGAAAAACGTAAGTTCTATTCTTCAACCGATCTTGAATGTGGATTTATGTTTAATAAATACATGGATCCTTATAAGTATGGCTCTGTTAATGAAAAAGGTGCGGGTGTTTCTTCTTATGTGTCAAGTAACGGTGATCGGCCAACTACCGATTTGAATGTACCTATCATGCGTTTTGGCGAGATGCTGTTGTTTAAGGCTGAGGCTTTGATTGAACAAGGAAAAGGTGGCGAAGCTGCTCCCGTACTAAACAGAATATCTAAACGTGCGGGTATGGGCGAACCATATACCAATCCAACAATCTATGATTTAATGCACGAACGCCGTTGTGAGTTGGCTGGTGAATATACTGACCGTGTAATGGACCTTAAACGTTGGGCAGCCGAAGGATACACTATTGCAAAAACCCGATTGGAATCGTCAAAACATGGTTTAAAGTACTTAAATCGTTCAGATCCTGCATCTGCATTGGATACTACTAATAGCGTAGAAATGACTATCAATGGAAAGACCTACAAAGGTGTTATTCAGATTATGGCAGCCAAGACTTATGACGCAACAAAAGGTTGTGTGTTGCCTTATGCAGTTAATGAAGTGATAAAAGCGAAGGGTGCTTTGAAACAAAATAATGGATATCCCTCAAAATAA
- a CDS encoding GH92 family glycosyl hydrolase: MKVVFKLLILLFLFSGCNQQKIELARYVDPFIGTGGHGHTYPGATQPFGAVQLSPDTRSGNWDACAGYYYGDSTINGFSHTHLSGTGCIDFGDVLFRPLAKSTESVSLKDILKPSPFLHIDEKAYPGYYSVILKDGNIKTELTSTIYTGVHRYTFTKGTPKSIVIDLAHSLDNEFIYESEIGKTGINEISGMRRTRGWVDNQSVYFVAQFSQPIQSLSFFNEGEKVSDNTTLKGKNIQVVIGFNSNDKKPIVVKVGLSIVSRENARENLQHDVAGFDFEAVRNASFNEWNKSLSAFQVTGGRQDDIKNFYTALYHTLVVPNIVSDVNGDYRRQDMSVARLPRNEKQYSTFSIWDTFRAWNPLMTLTDTTLVRNMINSFLNIYDESGELPIWPLSSGETGTMIGYHSVAIIADAYLKGIRSFDAEKALKAMVESSEKNKKGADYYIKYGFIPSNIKKESVSCLLEFAYDDWAIAQMAKAMDKDDIYETYIKRSQNYLNVFDGYTGFFRGKRLDGNWDAPFNSYEISRNYTEANAWQYRFFVPHDINGLVSLFGGKDHFINALDSLFTTNSRLVGNLVDVSGLVGQYAHGNEPSHHMAYLYNYVGQPWKTQQMVRRLLREMYHTTPDGISGNEDCGQMSAWYVLSSLGLYPVCPGSTEFNLTSPLFEKAVITLANGKKLTITSNNPEENTYIEKVELNGTVVDKNYITYNQLMEGGTLQFTLCPEPNYKRGYSDNASPYSYTKKPFASIPYIEKDLDSFLDQAEITMGAATQDSDIKYTLNGEEPTKQSPNYDAPFIIDKSTEIRAKAYKDGLEPSHTLIIRATKAVFDEALNVAPSEHGTSYQYYEGQFNKVSDIFLSKVKESGTLAEPSISRAKQPDHFAFVFQGLIYAPEDGVYEFQTKSDDGSMLYINGKEVVNNDGSHAAISANGKIGLKKGYHFYKLLYFEDYEGESLEWAWKTPQLGNFTSIPATNLFIK; the protein is encoded by the coding sequence ATGAAGGTTGTATTCAAGTTATTAATATTGTTGTTCTTATTTTCCGGATGTAATCAACAGAAAATAGAATTAGCGAGATATGTTGACCCATTTATTGGAACAGGAGGTCACGGGCATACTTATCCCGGAGCTACTCAGCCTTTTGGGGCAGTTCAGTTAAGCCCGGATACTCGTTCCGGAAACTGGGATGCTTGTGCTGGCTATTATTATGGTGACTCTACCATTAACGGATTCTCGCATACTCATTTAAGTGGCACCGGATGTATTGATTTTGGTGATGTATTATTTCGTCCTCTTGCCAAAAGTACAGAGTCTGTTTCTTTGAAAGATATTTTGAAACCTTCGCCCTTTTTACATATAGATGAAAAGGCATATCCCGGATATTATTCAGTCATCCTGAAAGATGGGAATATCAAGACGGAACTCACGTCGACTATTTATACAGGTGTTCATCGTTATACCTTCACTAAGGGAACGCCGAAATCTATCGTTATTGATTTGGCTCATTCATTGGACAATGAATTTATTTACGAGAGCGAGATCGGAAAAACTGGAATTAATGAAATTTCGGGAATGCGCCGTACCCGTGGATGGGTAGATAATCAATCTGTATATTTTGTGGCGCAATTCTCTCAACCTATTCAGTCGCTTTCTTTTTTTAATGAAGGGGAAAAAGTCTCAGATAATACAACCCTAAAGGGGAAAAATATTCAGGTAGTTATCGGTTTTAATTCAAATGACAAGAAACCAATTGTAGTTAAAGTTGGTTTATCTATAGTAAGCAGAGAAAATGCAAGGGAAAATCTGCAACACGATGTTGCAGGATTTGATTTTGAAGCTGTACGTAACGCTTCTTTTAATGAATGGAATAAATCGCTGTCTGCATTTCAGGTTACCGGCGGGCGACAAGATGATATAAAAAATTTCTATACTGCTTTGTATCATACATTGGTGGTACCAAATATTGTTAGTGATGTGAATGGTGATTATCGTCGTCAGGATATGTCTGTTGCCCGTTTGCCTAGAAATGAAAAACAGTATTCTACATTTTCAATCTGGGATACGTTTCGTGCATGGAATCCATTGATGACACTTACTGATACTACCCTTGTGAGGAACATGATAAATTCTTTCCTCAATATTTATGATGAATCGGGTGAATTGCCCATTTGGCCTTTATCATCTGGAGAAACGGGTACAATGATTGGTTATCATTCGGTAGCTATTATTGCAGATGCTTATTTGAAAGGCATACGAAGTTTTGATGCAGAAAAGGCATTGAAGGCAATGGTGGAATCCTCTGAAAAAAATAAAAAGGGGGCCGATTATTACATAAAATATGGATTCATCCCATCAAATATAAAAAAGGAATCAGTCTCTTGTCTTTTGGAGTTTGCCTATGACGACTGGGCTATAGCACAGATGGCTAAAGCTATGGATAAAGATGATATCTATGAGACATACATAAAACGTTCTCAGAATTACTTGAATGTATTTGATGGATATACGGGCTTTTTCCGTGGTAAAAGATTGGATGGCAATTGGGATGCTCCATTTAATTCTTACGAGATTAGTCGCAATTACACAGAAGCTAATGCTTGGCAGTATCGTTTTTTTGTGCCTCATGACATTAATGGATTGGTAAGCCTTTTCGGAGGAAAAGATCACTTTATAAATGCCCTTGATTCATTGTTCACAACTAATTCTCGGCTGGTGGGCAATTTGGTTGATGTGTCCGGGCTGGTAGGTCAGTATGCTCATGGAAATGAGCCAAGTCATCACATGGCTTACTTATATAATTATGTTGGTCAACCTTGGAAAACTCAGCAGATGGTTCGCCGATTGCTAAGGGAAATGTATCATACTACTCCCGATGGTATCAGCGGCAATGAGGATTGCGGTCAGATGTCGGCTTGGTATGTGCTTAGCAGTTTAGGGCTTTATCCTGTTTGCCCCGGTTCAACTGAATTTAATCTGACCTCTCCTTTGTTTGAAAAAGCTGTAATCACTTTAGCAAACGGGAAGAAGCTAACCATTACCTCAAATAATCCGGAGGAAAATACTTATATTGAAAAGGTTGAACTAAACGGAACTGTTGTTGACAAAAATTATATAACGTATAATCAATTGATGGAAGGGGGGACTTTACAATTTACTTTGTGTCCTGAGCCTAATTATAAACGAGGTTATTCAGATAATGCTTCTCCGTATTCTTATACTAAGAAACCATTTGCGTCAATTCCTTATATTGAAAAGGATCTTGATTCTTTTCTTGATCAGGCAGAGATCACTATGGGGGCTGCTACTCAGGATTCTGATATAAAATACACGCTTAATGGAGAAGAACCAACTAAACAATCACCCAATTATGATGCCCCTTTTATCATTGATAAATCAACAGAGATAAGAGCCAAAGCGTATAAAGACGGTTTGGAACCTAGTCACACTCTGATAATTCGTGCAACAAAAGCTGTTTTTGATGAGGCTTTGAATGTAGCGCCATCTGAACATGGAACTTCATATCAATATTACGAAGGACAATTCAATAAAGTATCTGATATTTTTTTGTCGAAAGTTAAAGAAAGTGGTACTTTAGCAGAACCATCTATTTCCAGGGCTAAACAGCCTGATCATTTTGCTTTTGTATTTCAGGGATTGATTTATGCCCCGGAAGATGGTGTTTATGAGTTTCAGACAAAATCAGATGATGGCAGTATGCTTTATATCAATGGAAAAGAAGTGGTAAACAATGATGGCTCACATGCAGCTATTTCAGCCAATGGAAAGATTGGCTTGAAGAAAGGATATCATTTCTATAAGCTACTTTATTTTGAAGATTACGAGGGAGAGAGTTTAGAATGGGCATGGAAAACACCTCAACTAGGAAACTTTACTTCGATTCCAGCAACAAATCTATTTATTAAATGA
- a CDS encoding endonuclease/exonuclease/phosphatase family protein, with protein MKKFIFILLLPFLVSWTTPKQDPEVNGINVMTFNIRYDNPDDSLNNWKFRKENVANAIRFYDVDILGTQETLHNQLVDLKNFLPGYEVLGVGRKDGRENGEYSALWFKKSRFNLIKSGYFWLSQTPEVAGSLGWDGACERIATWAILKDKRTNRNLFVLNTHFDHIGKVARSESVKLILDRINKISGGFPVVVTGDFNAEPSSSVVKSLTDLNDTKHLTNSRNISPLIYGPAWSFHDFGKIPFGERALIDYIFVRNGVTVLKYGVLAETKDSTFLSDHAPVLIRIAIQ; from the coding sequence ATGAAGAAATTTATTTTCATACTGTTACTACCTTTTCTTGTTTCCTGGACTACACCAAAACAAGATCCGGAAGTAAACGGCATTAATGTGATGACATTCAATATCAGGTATGATAATCCTGATGACAGTCTGAATAATTGGAAATTCAGAAAAGAAAATGTAGCTAATGCTATTCGGTTTTATGATGTAGACATTCTAGGAACCCAGGAAACCCTTCACAATCAGTTGGTCGACCTAAAGAATTTTCTGCCTGGTTATGAAGTTTTGGGTGTGGGTCGTAAAGATGGTAGAGAGAATGGTGAGTATAGTGCTCTTTGGTTTAAGAAAAGTCGTTTCAATTTGATTAAATCAGGTTATTTCTGGTTGAGTCAGACTCCCGAAGTAGCTGGTTCATTAGGGTGGGACGGTGCTTGTGAACGCATAGCAACCTGGGCCATTTTGAAAGACAAGAGAACAAATAGAAATTTATTCGTACTCAATACTCATTTTGATCATATTGGGAAAGTGGCTCGTAGTGAAAGCGTAAAGTTAATTTTGGATCGCATAAATAAGATTAGCGGAGGATTTCCTGTTGTGGTTACGGGTGATTTTAATGCCGAGCCATCATCTAGCGTAGTTAAATCTCTGACTGATCTTAATGATACCAAACATTTGACGAATTCACGCAATATTTCTCCACTTATTTACGGACCAGCCTGGAGTTTCCACGATTTTGGAAAGATTCCTTTTGGAGAAAGAGCACTGATTGATTACATATTTGTACGCAATGGAGTAACAGTGTTAAAGTATGGCGTATTGGCCGAGACAAAAGATTCTACTTTTCTATCAGACCACGCTCCGGTGCTGATTCGCATAGCCATACAATAA
- a CDS encoding alkaline phosphatase yields MKKIFLNVTFLTVVLLLLPFASQAQIRKDKEQTVTIDETYDVVKLQTPKGKKIKNVIFMIGDGMSLMHMYSAWTVNKGKLNLDNAQAVGLSKTYCANKLITDSGAGGTAFATGKKTNYHMVGTDVNGNALPSLTDFAKAKRLSTGVVVTCRLNDATPADFCCNNVDRDKDYEITADYTTCDVDFIFGGGSKYFENRPDGRNLFREMEKKGYQTPRKWNDLAAIKSGKVLAVFDTLDLQVPKVRGNILEKASMKAIDLLSENKKGFFLMIEGSQMDDYGHSNELDLLMQEVIDFDKTIGKVFEWAAKDGETLVVVTADHETGGLTLVGGDLKKGEIVGKFSTDGHSGVMVPVYAFGPGAENFTGIYENTALFDKIKKLLKM; encoded by the coding sequence ATGAAAAAGATATTTTTAAATGTAACATTCCTGACTGTCGTTTTGTTGTTGCTTCCATTTGCATCACAAGCTCAAATCCGCAAAGATAAAGAACAAACAGTTACTATTGATGAAACTTATGACGTTGTAAAACTACAGACTCCGAAAGGCAAGAAGATTAAAAATGTAATCTTTATGATTGGTGATGGAATGAGCCTGATGCACATGTATTCGGCATGGACTGTCAATAAAGGAAAACTGAATTTGGATAATGCTCAGGCAGTAGGCCTTTCTAAGACATATTGTGCTAATAAACTGATCACAGATTCCGGTGCTGGGGGTACAGCTTTTGCTACAGGTAAGAAAACAAATTATCACATGGTGGGAACAGATGTAAACGGTAATGCTCTTCCTTCACTGACTGACTTTGCCAAAGCAAAAAGACTATCTACTGGTGTGGTGGTAACCTGTCGTTTGAATGATGCTACTCCGGCTGATTTCTGTTGCAATAACGTCGATCGTGATAAAGATTACGAAATTACCGCCGATTATACCACTTGTGATGTAGACTTTATCTTTGGAGGTGGTTCAAAGTATTTTGAGAACAGACCCGACGGAAGAAATCTTTTCAGGGAAATGGAGAAGAAAGGTTATCAAACCCCACGTAAATGGAATGATCTTGCTGCTATCAAGTCAGGGAAAGTTTTGGCTGTTTTCGATACGCTCGATTTGCAGGTACCTAAAGTGCGAGGCAATATTCTTGAGAAGGCTTCAATGAAAGCCATTGATTTGTTATCTGAAAATAAAAAAGGCTTTTTCCTTATGATTGAAGGCTCTCAGATGGACGATTATGGGCACTCTAATGAACTTGATTTGTTAATGCAGGAGGTGATTGACTTTGACAAGACTATTGGAAAAGTGTTTGAATGGGCTGCCAAAGATGGAGAAACGCTTGTTGTTGTAACTGCCGACCACGAAACAGGTGGTCTGACATTGGTTGGCGGAGATCTTAAAAAAGGAGAAATTGTTGGTAAGTTCTCTACCGATGGACATAGCGGTGTAATGGTTCCGGTGTATGCTTTTGGTCCAGGTGCCGAAAATTTTACGGGTATCTATGAAAATACAGCCTTGTTTGATAAGATAAAGAAACTATTAAAAATGTAA
- a CDS encoding ROK family protein: MKIAIDLGGTNIRIGLVDNGKVVRKVCKPCPSKESETEVLSFLIKLIEEEMPEQLDGIGIGVPSVVDIESGIVYNVANIPSWKEVHLKEILQQKFNVPVSVNNDSNCFALGEKLFGEGIPYSDMIGITLGTGVGAGVIIDEKLYNGSNAGAGEIGSLSYLDHDYEHYCSSGFFVNYYNMTGKEAYEKACAGDSCALAIWNEIGTHLGNLMKAVLYTYDPEAIVLGGGVATAYSFFSESMLSAMSDFPYKKTVDDIKVLISKNEDISLLGASALVD; this comes from the coding sequence ATGAAAATTGCAATTGATTTAGGAGGTACAAATATACGAATTGGACTGGTAGATAATGGTAAGGTGGTACGAAAAGTTTGTAAGCCTTGTCCTTCTAAAGAGAGTGAGACTGAGGTATTGTCTTTTTTAATAAAGCTTATTGAGGAAGAAATGCCAGAACAACTAGATGGAATAGGTATAGGTGTTCCTTCGGTAGTGGATATTGAGAGTGGCATTGTATATAATGTGGCGAATATACCCTCTTGGAAAGAAGTTCATCTGAAAGAAATCCTTCAACAGAAATTTAATGTTCCCGTTTCTGTTAACAACGATTCAAATTGTTTTGCGCTAGGTGAGAAGCTATTTGGTGAAGGTATTCCTTATTCTGATATGATTGGTATCACATTGGGAACGGGGGTTGGTGCAGGAGTAATTATTGATGAAAAGTTATACAACGGATCTAATGCAGGAGCCGGAGAAATTGGCTCATTATCTTATCTGGATCATGACTACGAGCACTATTGTAGCAGTGGCTTTTTTGTTAATTATTATAACATGACGGGTAAAGAGGCTTATGAAAAAGCTTGTGCTGGAGATTCTTGTGCTTTAGCTATCTGGAATGAAATAGGAACTCATTTAGGTAATTTGATGAAAGCTGTTCTATATACCTATGACCCTGAAGCTATTGTATTAGGTGGTGGTGTTGCTACTGCATATTCGTTCTTTTCAGAAAGTATGTTATCAGCAATGTCTGATTTTCCCTATAAGAAAACGGTAGATGATATTAAGGTCCTAATTTCAAAAAATGAGGATATCAGTTTATTGGGAGCTTCGGCATTAGTTGATTAA